The following is a genomic window from Roseitalea porphyridii.
CATCAGGGCGATGACCGACGAAGCCGGCGTCACCGACGTGCTCGTCATCGGCGGCGGGCTGGAACGGCCGGCCGGCGAGTTCACCTCGACCATGGAAGTGCTCGAGACCGGCTTCTTCGACAAGTATGGCGTCACCGACATCGGGATCGCCGGCCATCCGGAGGGCTCGCCCGACTTCTCCGGGCAGGTCGCGCTCGAAGCGCTGCGCCTGAAGAAGAATTTCGGCGAGCGCACCGGCGCGCGCATGCGCATCGTCACCCAGTTCGGCTTCGACGGCGACAAGTTCGCCACATGGGCGCAGGGGCTGCGCGCGGCGGGCATCGACATGCCGGTCCATCTGGGTGTCGCCGGTCCGGCCAAGGTGACCACGCTGATCAAGTTCGCCGCCATGTGCGGCGTCGGCAACTCGCTGAGCTTCTTCAAGCGCAACACCCGCTCGATCGCAACGCTTGCCACCTCCCATTCGCCCGAGGGCGTCGTCGGCCCGATCGAGGCCGCCTGGCGCGCCAACCCGACCGGCAACGTCCGCCAGATCCATGTCTTCCCGTTCGGCGGCATCAAAAAGGCGGCCGAATGGCTTGCCCAACGCGGTTCATGGGATATAAAGACATCCACATATCCGCATGCCGAACAGGGCGCGCAGCAATAAAGCCGCGCGCGAACCGGGATTTTGAGACATGGCACGTACCGTCGTCGCTTCGGCGACCAAGGAAATCATTATCGGATTCGATCAGCCCTTCTGCGTGATCGGCGAACGCATCAACCCGACGGGCCGCAAGAAGCTGGCCGCCGAGATGGTCGAGGGCAATTTCGAGACCGTCAAGAAGGACGCGCTCGAACAGGTCGCCGCCGGCGCAACCATGCTCGACGTCAATGCGGGCGTGACCGCGGTCAATCCCAACGAGACCGAGCCGCCGCTTCTGGTCAAGACGCTGGAGATGGTCCAGGACCTGGTCGACGTGCCGCTGTCGATCGACTCCTCGGTGACACCGGCGATCGAGGCCGGGTTGAAGGTCGCCAAGGGCCGCCCGCTGGTCAATTCGGTGACCGGCGAGGAGGAGAAGCTCGAAGCGATCCTGCCGCTGATCAAGAAGTATGACGTGCCGGTCGTCGCCATCTCCAACGACGAGACCGGCATTTCCGAGGACCCGGACGTGCGCTTCGCGGTGGCCAAGAAGATCGTCGAGCGCGCCGCCGATTACGGCATTCCCGCGCACGACATCGTGGTCGATCCGCTGGTCATGCCGATCGGCGCGATGGGCACCGCCGGCCAGCAGGTGTTCCGCCTCCTGCGCCGCCTGCGCGAGGAACTGGGCGTCAACACGACCTGCGGTCTGTCCAATGTCTCCTTCGGCCTGCCGCACCGGCACGGCATCAACGCCGCCTTCATCCCGATGGTCATCGCCTCGGGCATGACGAGCGCGATCATGAACCCCTGCCGGCCGCAGGAAATGGAGATGGTGCGCGCCGCCAACGTGCTGGCCGGGAACGATGCCGACTGCACCAACTGGATCATGACCTATCGCGATCACGCACCCGCCGCCGCCAACGCCAATGCCGGCGCGGCCCCGGCGCCCCCCGCCGCATCCTCGGGCGGCCGCCGCAGAGGCGGCCGCGCCGCGCGGGCACGGGGATAGCGCCCCGGATTTCCCTCGTCCTTCGAGGCTCGTGGCTAACGCCACTCGCACCTCAGGATGAGGGAAACGAGATCGCTGTTTCACCGGCACGCCATCTTGAGGAACAAAGATCGACGTAGCAACACCATGCCTCGCGGGCGAGGGAAGTGAATCGGCGGCTGGCCCGCACCCTCATCCTGAGGTGCGAGCGTAGCGAGCCTCGAAGGACGAGGGGGCGGCGGCAGTCAGTCCGAGGTCAGATGCCCGCGCCGCGACAATTGGGGAAGGTCTTCGTAATGCAAACCGATCAGCGCCTCCTTCTTGCGCCGCGACCAGCCCTTGATCTGCTTTTCCCGCGCGATCCCATCCAGCAGACGGTCGTAGGTTTCGGTGAAGACGAGCGTGACGGGTCTTCGCTTGGCCGTATAGCTTCCAACATCTGGAAGGTTGTTATGTTCCCATACACGAGCCTCAATTGGCTGCCTGGTGAGGCCGGTGTAGTAGGAACCGTCCGAGCAGCGGACGATGTAGACCGTCGCTTGCATGCTCGTCTTTCCCCTCGCCCTTCGAGGCTCGCTGCGCTCGCACCTCAGGATGAGGGGAAAGACCGACAGCGGTCAATCCCGCCTCGTTTGCGGTCGGAATCTGCCATGTCGCACGGAGCGGCGGGTGCGCGCGCGCACCCTCATCCTGAGGTGCGAGCGCAGCGAGCCTGGACCCACCCCCATCCTCAGGTGCGGGCGGACCGTGCCTTGAGGAGCGAGGGAGATGAATCGGTGGCTGGCCCGCACCCTCATCCTGAGGTGCGAGCGCAGCGAGCTTCGAAGGGCGAGGGTGCGGCAAGGGAACCAGACGAATGAGCCAAAACCCCCTCGTCCTGTTCATGCCTTCGGGCCGGCGCGGACGGTTTCCGGTCGGAACGCCGGTGCTCGACGCCGCGCGCGAACTGGGCGTCTATGTCGAAAGCGTGTGCGGCGGGCGCGGCATTTGCGGGCGCTGCCAGGTGGAAGTGGCCGAAGGCCAATTCGCCAAGCACGGCATCACCTCGTCGAACGACCACATCTCCGCGTTCGGCCCAAAGGAACAGCGCTACGCCGAAAAGCGCGATCTGAAGCCCGGCCGGCGCCTGTCCTGCTCGGCGACGGTCCAGGGCGATCTGGTCATCGACGTGCCCGCCGACGCGCAGGTCAACACCCAGATCGTCCGCAAGGCCGCCGACACCAAGGTCTTCCCGCGCAATCCGGCGCTGAACATGTGCTATGTCGAGCTCGAAGAGCCCGACATGCACAAGCCGCTCGGCGATCTCGACCGGCTGTTCGCCGCGCTGCGCGCCGAATGGGGCTTTGGCGAACTGTCGGCCGATCCGCACCTTCTGCCGCAGGTGCAGGCGATCCTGCGCCAGGGCCAGTGGGCGGTCACGGCCGCGGTGCATCAGCCCGACACGGAAGGCCCCGCAACGCTCGTCGCGCTCTATCCGGGCCTGAAGAACGAGGCCTACGGCATCGCCTGCGACATCGGCTCGACGACCATCGCGCTGCATCTGGTCTCGCTCCTGTCCGGGCTGACGATCGCCTCGGCCGGCGCGTCCAACCCGCAGATCCGCTTCGGCGAGGATCTGATGAGCCGGGTCTCCTACGTGATGATGAACCCGGACGGTCGCGAAGGCATGACCGAAGCCGTGCGCGAGGCGATCAACTCGCTGATCGGCGAGGTCGCCGAAACCGCCGGCATCGACCGGCGCGACATTCTCGATGCCGTCTTCGTCGGCAATCCGATCATGCACCATCTGTTCCTCGGCATCGATCCGACCGAACTGGGCGGCGCGCCGTTCGCGCTCGCCGTCTCGGGCGCCGTCGCGATGCCGGCCCGGGCGAACGGGCTCGATCTGAACGAGGGCGCCCGGCTCTACATGCTGCCCTGCATCGCCGGCCATGTCGGCGCGGACGCGGCCGCCGCGACGCTTGCCGAAGGCCCGCACCGGTCGGACGACATCATGCTCCTGGTCGATGTCGGCACCAATGCCGAGATCGTGCTGGGCAACAAGGACCATGTCGTCGCCGCCTCCTCGCCCACAGGCCCCGCCTTCGAGGGTGCGGAAATCTCGTCCGGGCAGCGCGCAGCCAACGGCGCGATCGAGCGCGTGCGAATCGACCCGGTCACGCTCGAGCCGCGCTTCAAGGTGATCGGCATCGATGTGTGGTCAGACGAGCCGGGCTTCGCCGAAAAGGCCGAGACGGTCGGCGTCACCGGCATTTGCGGCTCGGGCATCATCGAGGTCGTCGCCGAGATGTTCCTCGCCCGCATCGCGTCCGAGGACGGCGTGATCGACGGCGCGCTGGCGGCGAAATCGCCGCGCATCATCGAAGATGGCCGCACCTTCTCCTACGTGCTGCACGAGGGCAAACAGACGATCACCGTCACCCAGAACGACATCCGCGCCATCCAGCTCGCCAAGGCCGCGCTCTATGCCGGCATCAAGCTCCTGATGGACAGGATGGGGCTGACGACCGTCGACCGGATCGGCTTTGCCGGCGCGTTCGGCAGCTTCATCGATCCCAAATACGCCATGGTGCTCGGTCTCATCCCCGACTGCGACCTCGAAAACGTCAAGGCGGTCGGCAACGCGGCCGGCACCGGCGCGCGCATGGCGCTGATCAACCGCGACTATCGCCGCGAGATCGAACGGACTGTGCGCCGGATCGAGAAGGTCGAAACGGCGCTCGAGGCGAAGTTCCAGGACCATTTCGTCGCCGCCATGGCCATGCCCAACAAGGAAGACGAATTTCCAAGGCTGGCAAAGGCCGTCAGCCTGCCGCCGCGCAAGCCGCGCCCGGCCAACGATGCCGGCGACGGAACCGCGCCCAGACGCCGCCGCGGGGGCCGGCGCGGCCGGGGGTGAAGGCGCATCTTTGCAGCGCGGTGCTTGCCGGCTAGGCTTTCACCTGCATGGCAAGGAAGCTGATCCGTTGGAGCCCGGAGAAAGACCGGAACTTGCGCAGTGATCCCGGCAGGCTCGGCATTGGTCTAAGAGATTGTGCCCGCGTCATCATTGCCGGGCAGATTCTGGCCGATATTCCGAATCCGAACTACCCCAACCAGCGCATGTTCGTCATCGCTATTCGTGACTATGCATTTGCGGTACCCTATATCGAGGAGAATGGGTCAATATTTCTGAAGACGGCCTTTCCGAGCCGAAAGCTGACGGCGATTTACCTTCGGAGGCAATGATGGGTAACAAACCCGAAGTGACCATTTTCGCGGACAAGGAAGAAGAAGAGCTCTATCGCCGGATCGAATCGGACGAGTTCGTACCTGGCCCGAGCCATCTGACCCCCGAACGCAAGGCCGAGCTGATGCAGGCGGCCCAGGCGACGTTCGACGAAAGCACGCAGATCACCATCGACATCCGGTTCGGCGATCTGCTCGAGTTGCGCGCGCGCGCCGAACGCGAGGGCGTCTCCGAACAGGAACTGATCAACGCCATCCTGCACAAGGCGGTCAGCGAATAACTCCGCGCGATCGGGCCGGACCGGTACCGGCCACCCTCACAGATCGGCGTGGAACTCCTCGATCAGGTGGCCGACGACGGCGCGGTTGATCGCGTCGGCATCGTCCGAACCGACCGCCTCGCGCACCGCGCGCTGGCGCGTCGCGCTGGTGCCACCGGCCACGATCTCGCGCAGCACGTCCAGTTCGCGCATCGAGCCGAGCACCGCCGCATCGGGCGTGACCAGTTCGAGCAGTTCGTCGAGCAGCGTGCCGAACGGCACCACCTCGCCGCGGCCATAATCGATCAGCCCTTCGGTGATGCCGTAGCGCTGGGCGCGCCATCGGTTCTCGGAGATCAGGAACCGGTCATAGATGCGCCAGCGCATATTCTGCGACCGCAGCCGCCACAGCATGCGCGTGATCGCCTGCACGAGCGCGGCGATCGCGATGGCATGACCAAGCCTCGGCGACATGTCGCAGATGCGCGTCTCGAGCGTCGGAAAGCGGGCCGATGGGCGCAGATCCCACCACACCTTTGTGGTGTCCTCGATGATCCCGGCA
Proteins encoded in this region:
- a CDS encoding methylenetetrahydrofolate reductase, with the translated sequence MNDTRIPASIEIAPKQALESADLPGLFPAGTRVYITDVGSDSSPVLVRAAARVHDLGYRPVPHFASRRLTTRAALEDRIRAMTDEAGVTDVLVIGGGLERPAGEFTSTMEVLETGFFDKYGVTDIGIAGHPEGSPDFSGQVALEALRLKKNFGERTGARMRIVTQFGFDGDKFATWAQGLRAAGIDMPVHLGVAGPAKVTTLIKFAAMCGVGNSLSFFKRNTRSIATLATSHSPEGVVGPIEAAWRANPTGNVRQIHVFPFGGIKKAAEWLAQRGSWDIKTSTYPHAEQGAQQ
- a CDS encoding methyltetrahydrofolate cobalamin methyltransferase yields the protein MARTVVASATKEIIIGFDQPFCVIGERINPTGRKKLAAEMVEGNFETVKKDALEQVAAGATMLDVNAGVTAVNPNETEPPLLVKTLEMVQDLVDVPLSIDSSVTPAIEAGLKVAKGRPLVNSVTGEEEKLEAILPLIKKYDVPVVAISNDETGISEDPDVRFAVAKKIVERAADYGIPAHDIVVDPLVMPIGAMGTAGQQVFRLLRRLREELGVNTTCGLSNVSFGLPHRHGINAAFIPMVIASGMTSAIMNPCRPQEMEMVRAANVLAGNDADCTNWIMTYRDHAPAAANANAGAAPAPPAASSGGRRRGGRAARARG
- a CDS encoding GIY-YIG nuclease family protein; protein product: MQATVYIVRCSDGSYYTGLTRQPIEARVWEHNNLPDVGSYTAKRRPVTLVFTETYDRLLDGIAREKQIKGWSRRKKEALIGLHYEDLPQLSRRGHLTSD
- a CDS encoding ASKHA domain-containing protein, encoding MSQNPLVLFMPSGRRGRFPVGTPVLDAARELGVYVESVCGGRGICGRCQVEVAEGQFAKHGITSSNDHISAFGPKEQRYAEKRDLKPGRRLSCSATVQGDLVIDVPADAQVNTQIVRKAADTKVFPRNPALNMCYVELEEPDMHKPLGDLDRLFAALRAEWGFGELSADPHLLPQVQAILRQGQWAVTAAVHQPDTEGPATLVALYPGLKNEAYGIACDIGSTTIALHLVSLLSGLTIASAGASNPQIRFGEDLMSRVSYVMMNPDGREGMTEAVREAINSLIGEVAETAGIDRRDILDAVFVGNPIMHHLFLGIDPTELGGAPFALAVSGAVAMPARANGLDLNEGARLYMLPCIAGHVGADAAAATLAEGPHRSDDIMLLVDVGTNAEIVLGNKDHVVAASSPTGPAFEGAEISSGQRAANGAIERVRIDPVTLEPRFKVIGIDVWSDEPGFAEKAETVGVTGICGSGIIEVVAEMFLARIASEDGVIDGALAAKSPRIIEDGRTFSYVLHEGKQTITVTQNDIRAIQLAKAALYAGIKLLMDRMGLTTVDRIGFAGAFGSFIDPKYAMVLGLIPDCDLENVKAVGNAAGTGARMALINRDYRREIERTVRRIEKVETALEAKFQDHFVAAMAMPNKEDEFPRLAKAVSLPPRKPRPANDAGDGTAPRRRRGGRRGRG
- a CDS encoding toxin, which encodes MARKLIRWSPEKDRNLRSDPGRLGIGLRDCARVIIAGQILADIPNPNYPNQRMFVIAIRDYAFAVPYIEENGSIFLKTAFPSRKLTAIYLRRQ